A region of Alteromonadaceae bacterium 2753L.S.0a.02 DNA encodes the following proteins:
- a CDS encoding arginine N-succinyltransferase, whose translation MLLVRPVRISDLDDLLTLSQLAGSGMTSLPPERDILQKKIQRSLLSFAHGEYCRDDYFLLVLEDSENQRVVGTAGIYTSTGSDQAFYAYRVTPANHYSHSLQCEVRAEILQLTNDYTDCSEIGTLFINGDYRGNGSWLARSRYLLMAQFHHRFSENVIAQVRGWLDDNHQSPFWNAIGQHFFEMDYTEADRLCGTGSNLFITELMPRYPIYTNLLPSSAREAIGRAHRNALPAQALLQKEGFHYENLVDIFDGGPMLRARLNSMATPSAAQQSNVQIENNLAHSASFLIATQSLENFRAARVQGQLSEWGTLLLLPDVCANLQLQEGDAVHYVSLEK comes from the coding sequence ATGCTATTGGTTAGACCGGTTCGAATTAGCGATCTCGATGATCTCCTTACTCTGTCGCAGCTCGCAGGCAGCGGTATGACCTCACTACCACCAGAGCGGGATATACTCCAAAAAAAAATACAACGATCATTGCTCAGTTTTGCCCATGGTGAATATTGTCGCGACGACTATTTTTTGTTGGTGCTGGAAGACAGCGAAAATCAACGCGTGGTTGGAACCGCCGGTATATACACCAGCACGGGGAGCGATCAGGCGTTTTATGCCTACCGGGTGACTCCGGCCAACCACTACTCTCACTCGCTGCAGTGCGAAGTACGTGCCGAAATTTTACAGCTTACCAACGATTACACGGATTGCTCCGAAATCGGTACCTTATTTATTAATGGTGATTATCGCGGTAATGGCAGCTGGCTGGCGCGCAGCCGATATTTATTGATGGCGCAATTCCATCACCGTTTTAGCGAGAATGTTATCGCTCAAGTTCGGGGTTGGTTGGATGACAATCACCAAAGCCCTTTTTGGAATGCCATAGGCCAGCATTTTTTCGAAATGGATTACACAGAGGCCGATCGACTTTGCGGCACAGGCTCTAATTTATTTATTACTGAACTGATGCCGCGCTATCCCATTTATACCAACCTGTTGCCAAGCTCGGCCCGTGAAGCCATTGGTCGAGCACATCGCAACGCGCTACCCGCGCAGGCCTTGTTGCAGAAAGAAGGCTTTCATTACGAAAACCTGGTGGATATATTTGATGGCGGGCCCATGTTGAGGGCGCGACTTAACTCCATGGCGACGCCCAGCGCCGCACAGCAAAGCAATGTTCAGATCGAAAATAATCTTGCCCATAGCGCGTCTTTTCTGATAGCGACACAGAGCCTTGAAAATTTTCGTGCCGCCCGGGTGCAGGGACAATTGAGCGAATGGGGCACATTATTGTTGCTCCCAGATGTGTGTGCAAATCTGCAATTGCAGGAAGGCGACGCGGTTCACTACGTTAGCCTGGAGAAATAA
- a CDS encoding L-2,4-diaminobutyrate transaminase, with protein MTDSIQNLLQLDTECVLHPASSITDLRANGPTLITRGYGNTIEDGEGNPLLDAVAGLWCVNVGYGRAELAQAMALSAQSLGYYHSFNNASNIDQIKLADTLLQFSPPGISKVFFGNGGSDANDTLVKIAWHYHFIRGDTKKIKIIAREQAYHGTSISTASLTGLPSFHKDFPLPLDFVLRTDCPHYFRYAHPGESEGAFCDRLINNVETLIQREGADTIAAFIAEPIQAAGGVIEPPKGYFKKLKQLLSENNILLIADEVVCGMGRLGEWFGSPLLEMDADMIATAKGLTSGYFPLSAAFINEAIYQTLIEGSEKLGAFYHGYTYSGHPVGAAVALANIALLQSEKLLENADTLGEYLHAQLRENLLPHPLVGEIRGRGLLAGIQLVSDKETHALPEPAQKWPQQLATAIRARGVVVRPLPSVATLAISPPLTITQQELDRVIATAIEALDRFHATLRK; from the coding sequence ATGACAGACTCAATTCAAAACCTTTTGCAGCTCGATACCGAATGTGTTTTACATCCCGCGTCGTCAATTACAGATTTACGCGCCAATGGCCCCACCTTAATTACCCGGGGTTACGGCAACACCATTGAAGACGGTGAGGGCAATCCATTATTGGATGCCGTCGCAGGGCTGTGGTGTGTGAATGTGGGTTACGGCAGAGCAGAGCTGGCACAAGCCATGGCCTTGAGTGCGCAGTCATTGGGGTACTACCACAGCTTCAATAACGCCTCTAATATCGATCAGATAAAACTTGCCGATACCTTATTACAATTTTCTCCCCCAGGTATCTCTAAAGTATTTTTTGGCAACGGCGGCAGCGATGCCAACGACACCCTGGTTAAAATAGCGTGGCACTATCACTTCATTCGTGGTGACACAAAAAAAATAAAGATAATAGCTCGCGAGCAGGCTTATCACGGCACATCGATCAGTACCGCAAGCCTCACCGGTTTACCCAGCTTCCACAAAGATTTTCCGCTGCCGCTGGATTTCGTGTTACGCACAGACTGCCCCCACTACTTCCGCTACGCACATCCGGGGGAATCTGAAGGCGCATTTTGTGATCGTCTGATTAACAATGTCGAAACACTTATTCAGCGCGAAGGCGCCGATACCATTGCCGCTTTTATTGCCGAACCCATCCAGGCTGCAGGCGGAGTAATTGAGCCCCCAAAAGGTTATTTTAAAAAACTCAAACAGTTGCTCAGCGAGAATAATATTTTGTTAATTGCCGACGAAGTGGTTTGCGGCATGGGCCGCCTTGGGGAATGGTTCGGATCGCCGCTACTGGAAATGGATGCAGATATGATCGCCACCGCCAAAGGTCTAACCAGCGGTTATTTTCCACTGTCGGCAGCATTTATCAATGAGGCGATTTATCAGACCCTTATCGAGGGTTCAGAAAAATTAGGTGCGTTTTATCATGGCTATACCTATAGTGGTCATCCAGTGGGTGCCGCGGTCGCACTTGCCAACATCGCGCTGTTGCAATCTGAAAAGCTCTTGGAAAACGCTGACACTCTGGGAGAATATTTACATGCTCAACTGCGTGAGAACCTGTTGCCTCACCCCCTTGTCGGAGAAATAAGAGGTCGCGGTTTACTGGCGGGCATTCAATTGGTAAGCGACAAAGAAACCCATGCCCTGCCAGAACCCGCTCAAAAGTGGCCACAACAACTTGCAACTGCGATTCGTGCCCGCGGTGTGGTGGTGCGCCCGCTGCCCTCTGTGGCCACCCTGGCTATTTCGCCACCCTTAACTATTACCCAACAGGAATTGGATAGGGTAATAGCTACTGCAATCGAAGCTCTCGATAGATTCCATGCAACGCTGCGAAAATAA
- a CDS encoding DNA-binding Lrp family transcriptional regulator: MVNLDKTDLKILQELQAEARITNQELAERVNLSPSSCLQRVRRLEQADILSSYHARINLPLICRHIVCIATVSLKNHSQQDFRDFEKMVKATPEVVECYTVSGEFDFFLKIICPDMNHYLKINDKLLSASDRSITINTHVVMNQNKYADGLDLKKLTEEE; the protein is encoded by the coding sequence ATGGTGAATTTGGATAAAACAGATCTTAAAATTCTACAGGAGCTCCAGGCCGAGGCACGAATTACCAACCAGGAACTGGCAGAGCGAGTCAATCTCTCTCCCAGTTCCTGCCTGCAGCGCGTGCGCCGTCTAGAACAGGCAGACATACTCAGCTCTTATCATGCTCGCATTAATCTGCCCTTAATATGTAGACACATTGTGTGCATCGCGACGGTAAGCTTAAAAAATCACAGCCAGCAAGACTTTCGTGATTTTGAAAAAATGGTGAAAGCGACCCCAGAGGTAGTGGAGTGCTACACCGTGAGCGGTGAGTTCGATTTCTTTCTTAAAATTATTTGCCCTGATATGAACCACTACCTAAAAATAAATGATAAATTACTAAGCGCTTCTGATCGCTCAATTACAATCAATACCCATGTTGTGATGAATCAAAACAAATATGCCGACGGATTGGATCTTAAAAAATTAACCGAAGAAGAATGA
- a CDS encoding glutamate carboxypeptidase → MCTANLEWPLNSARQLLQRYLTDKTPPMLELTQATAVLNSGSTNPDGVAAVARQFIAAFTPWSDSHYVRRLSDTGNIYPHAHQFDINPQALKRVLLVGHLDTVFAPDGGFDRCWREGDCLRGPGVADMKGGIVVMLTALQALRETNLLGDLGITVVLTPDEEIGSPYSRKLLNELAPNYMCGLVFEPALEDGTLAGARKGSGNFKVLVSGRSVHAGREFFNGVNAVTGAAQLAAELAGLSNAKQGISVNIAQIEGGAAINVVPGSAIIHFNVRVNNSEALAVIQLQLEQIIAKYNAQQACEFSLHGEFHRPPKNIDTAHQALFDLLASCGDALQQPVQFRATGGCCDGNNLAVAGLPNIDTMGVCGGGIHSEREFLLIESFTARAALTALFLSQLNRLTETS, encoded by the coding sequence ATGTGTACCGCCAATTTGGAGTGGCCATTGAACAGTGCCAGGCAATTACTGCAACGCTATTTGACTGATAAAACGCCGCCTATGTTGGAGCTCACCCAGGCAACGGCTGTGTTGAATTCCGGGAGCACAAACCCCGATGGTGTGGCGGCTGTTGCGCGACAATTTATAGCTGCGTTTACGCCTTGGAGCGACAGCCATTACGTACGTCGCCTCAGTGATACCGGCAATATATATCCCCATGCCCATCAGTTTGACATTAACCCGCAGGCGCTGAAGCGGGTACTGCTGGTGGGGCATCTCGATACGGTATTCGCGCCCGATGGTGGTTTCGACCGTTGTTGGCGCGAAGGCGATTGCTTGCGAGGTCCCGGTGTTGCCGATATGAAAGGTGGCATCGTTGTGATGCTAACAGCACTGCAAGCCTTGCGTGAAACCAATTTACTTGGGGATTTAGGGATTACGGTAGTGTTAACTCCTGATGAGGAAATTGGTTCTCCTTACAGTCGCAAACTGCTCAACGAATTAGCGCCCAACTATATGTGCGGCCTGGTTTTTGAGCCAGCACTGGAAGATGGCACACTCGCTGGGGCTCGTAAAGGTAGTGGCAATTTTAAAGTGTTAGTTAGTGGCCGTTCGGTGCATGCAGGTCGGGAATTTTTCAATGGTGTCAATGCAGTCACCGGAGCCGCGCAATTAGCCGCGGAGTTGGCTGGGCTGAGTAATGCCAAGCAGGGTATCAGTGTAAACATCGCGCAAATCGAAGGTGGCGCGGCGATTAATGTGGTGCCCGGCAGCGCCATTATCCATTTTAATGTGCGGGTTAATAATAGCGAAGCTCTGGCTGTCATTCAGTTGCAATTAGAGCAAATAATTGCGAAATATAATGCTCAGCAGGCTTGCGAATTTTCACTGCACGGCGAATTTCATCGCCCACCAAAAAACATTGATACAGCGCACCAGGCTCTTTTTGATTTGTTGGCAAGTTGTGGAGATGCCTTACAGCAGCCGGTACAGTTTCGTGCCACTGGGGGGTGTTGCGATGGCAACAATCTCGCGGTGGCGGGTTTGCCAAATATCGATACCATGGGGGTGTGTGGTGGGGGAATTCACAGTGAACGTGAATTCCTGCTGATTGAAAGCTTTACGGCGCGGGCCGCATTAACTGCGTTATTTCTGTCTCAGCTAAACCGTTTAACGGAGACCTCTTGA
- a CDS encoding pectate lyase — MLFFNRRSATALSILGISVLGSIDAHAAIEGYATLNGGTTGGAGGQVIYASTGTEINAAMCNRASEDTPLIIYVNGTINHGNTEKLSGACDTTGDEIQFKGVSNISLIGVGNNAIFDQIGIHLRNTSNIILQNLHVRNVKKSGFPLSNGGDAIGMESGVYNIWVDHCELEASGGESDGYDSLIDMKADTQYVTVSYNYLHDSGRGGLIGSSDSDSNNGYITFHHNHYLNIDSRTPLLRFGTAHAYNNLYDSLNKSGMNPRIGGRIKAENNYFLNSKNPLGTFYTSDMGYWDVSGNVFDNVTWSSGSDSYPAGPNPTSTTYIDIPYSYRLDRASCVRNTVLATAGSGKGLRESDGSCSVTGSSSSSSSSSSSSSSSSSTGSSSGSGDATNLSIGAGSDGSSKASGTSYGNVRDGDLDTYWSPDGQTGRISVKWSSPVTLDTVVIRETAASAGRVQAWQLVNHNNGDVLANGIGAGTINFGTTTLDKINFEILTASGIPEIAEFETYLGGASSGSTSSSSSSSSSSSSSSSSSSSSISSSSSSSSSSSSSSSSSGGSCTAYCNWYGSDYPLCVTSDEGWGWENSASCIGANTCNNQWGDGGVVNCSGNSNSTNTVISLTIEEYEPGFCGLSGIIQSEHAGYSGAGYANSDNYSGSHMDYALNIPTSGNYSITIRFANGANTRSALLTANNSTLRSINFASSSNWTSYNDLNISDLTLPAGNLQLSLISTNDAGLPNIDNLLISGNSPSPGICD; from the coding sequence ATGCTTTTTTTTAATCGAAGATCTGCGACGGCCTTATCAATTTTGGGAATCAGTGTGCTGGGAAGTATCGATGCACACGCCGCCATAGAAGGTTACGCCACACTTAACGGTGGTACCACAGGAGGTGCAGGGGGACAGGTGATTTATGCGAGCACCGGCACAGAAATAAATGCTGCCATGTGCAATAGAGCGTCTGAAGATACACCTTTAATTATCTATGTAAACGGTACGATCAATCACGGAAATACTGAAAAGTTATCAGGTGCTTGCGACACCACGGGCGATGAAATTCAATTTAAAGGCGTTAGTAATATTTCTTTAATCGGCGTTGGAAATAACGCAATTTTTGATCAAATTGGAATTCACCTGCGCAACACATCCAACATTATTTTGCAAAATCTGCACGTGCGTAATGTTAAAAAATCCGGTTTTCCACTATCCAACGGCGGCGACGCAATTGGCATGGAATCGGGTGTTTATAATATTTGGGTTGATCACTGCGAGCTCGAAGCCTCTGGCGGGGAGAGCGACGGTTACGATTCACTTATCGATATGAAAGCCGACACTCAATATGTAACCGTATCTTACAACTATTTGCACGACTCGGGACGGGGCGGTTTAATCGGTTCCAGCGACAGTGATTCCAACAACGGTTATATCACCTTTCATCACAACCATTATCTAAATATAGATTCCCGTACGCCTTTGTTGCGCTTTGGTACGGCGCACGCATATAACAATTTATACGATTCGCTAAATAAATCGGGGATGAACCCGCGTATCGGAGGTCGTATCAAAGCCGAAAATAATTACTTCCTCAACAGCAAAAACCCTTTGGGTACGTTCTACACAAGCGACATGGGCTACTGGGACGTTAGTGGTAATGTTTTCGATAATGTTACCTGGAGCAGTGGTTCCGATTCTTACCCCGCCGGGCCGAATCCCACTTCGACTACCTACATCGACATTCCTTACAGCTATCGTCTCGACCGTGCCAGCTGTGTACGTAACACAGTGCTGGCAACCGCGGGTTCCGGTAAAGGACTGCGTGAAAGCGATGGCAGTTGTAGCGTGACGGGGAGCAGTTCTTCAAGCTCAAGCAGTTCTTCAAGCTCATCCTCCAGTTCATCTACAGGCTCGTCTTCGGGCTCAGGGGATGCAACCAACCTGAGCATCGGTGCGGGCTCAGATGGCAGCAGTAAAGCCAGCGGCACCAGTTACGGTAATGTACGTGATGGCGACTTGGACACTTATTGGTCGCCAGATGGGCAAACTGGTCGTATTTCTGTAAAGTGGAGTAGCCCGGTAACTCTGGATACCGTGGTAATTCGCGAAACCGCAGCAAGCGCCGGGCGGGTACAAGCCTGGCAGCTGGTAAATCACAACAACGGCGATGTACTGGCTAATGGAATTGGAGCCGGTACGATTAATTTCGGCACAACCACGCTAGACAAAATCAATTTCGAAATTCTTACCGCAAGCGGTATTCCTGAGATCGCAGAGTTCGAAACCTACTTGGGTGGAGCTTCCAGTGGCAGTACTTCATCGTCTTCCAGTTCATCTTCCAGCAGTAGCTCATCCAGTAGCAGCTCTTCATCAAGCATCAGTTCTTCCAGTAGTAGCTCATCATCCAGCAGCTCCTCGAGCAGCAGTTCGGGCGGAAGCTGCACGGCTTACTGCAATTGGTACGGCAGCGACTACCCGCTTTGCGTCACCAGCGATGAAGGTTGGGGCTGGGAAAACAGCGCGAGTTGTATCGGCGCTAACACGTGCAACAATCAGTGGGGCGATGGTGGCGTAGTAAATTGTTCAGGAAATTCCAATTCAACAAACACAGTTATCAGCCTCACCATCGAAGAGTATGAACCAGGATTTTGTGGGCTTAGCGGTATTATACAATCGGAACACGCTGGGTATTCTGGAGCGGGGTACGCCAACAGCGATAATTATTCCGGCAGTCATATGGACTACGCACTAAATATTCCAACCAGCGGCAACTACAGCATTACCATTCGCTTCGCCAATGGCGCGAATACCCGAAGTGCCTTGTTAACAGCAAATAACAGCACTCTGAGAAGTATCAATTTTGCCAGTAGCAGCAACTGGACGAGCTACAACGATCTCAACATCTCCGATCTCACGCTGCCAGCCGGCAATTTACAGCTAAGCCTAATATCCACAAATGATGCAGGCCTTCCAAATATCGATAACTTGTTAATCTCAGGTAACTCACCTTCTCCGGGTATCTGCGACTAA